One genomic segment of Oleidesulfovibrio alaskensis DSM 16109 includes these proteins:
- a CDS encoding sugar transferase, producing MRTKILLAGNYAPALLLFRGEFIRDLVRAGHEVVCTAPEDDEKTRDALAQMGVRYRTVPLKRTGMNPLRDCITFLCYLWTFLEERPDVVLTSSIKPVIYGGLAAWLARVPRRFGMITGLGYAFSHRQGLRGLLNRLVRGLYALVMPRYQAVFFLNPDDKALFDAEKLTRSTTAVVLNGEGVNLDHYACRPPQQDPVEFLLVARLLRAKGVPEFCEAALMLAPRYPQARFRLVGWHDKGPDSVSEADIARWTAGGVQYDGPADDVRPALHSASVYVLPSHREGTPRSTMEAMSTGRPVITTDAPGCRETVKHGENGFLVPAGDTAALAAAMEKFITQPQLIAPMGARSRAMAEERYDVREVNRIIFRTMRLPEAANGPRPRRVTPPALKRAFDLGLAVPAFILLLPVMAAVAVAVRRKLSRDVFFRQIRPGKNGRPFTIIKFRTMTDARDSRGNLLPDGERLTDFGRFLRASSLDELPELWNVIRGDMSLVGPRPLLMQYLPLYTPRQASRMDVLPGITGWAQVNGRNAVDWDDKLEMDAWYVDNHTLCLDIRIILMTVIKVFRREGVAKQGHATTDTFTGSARNDDGRSARYGRNHEQ from the coding sequence ATGCGAACCAAAATCCTTCTGGCGGGCAACTATGCTCCCGCCCTGCTGCTCTTCAGGGGCGAATTCATCCGTGATCTGGTGCGCGCCGGTCACGAAGTGGTGTGCACCGCGCCGGAAGACGACGAAAAAACCCGCGACGCACTGGCACAGATGGGGGTGCGTTACCGGACGGTTCCGCTGAAGCGCACCGGTATGAACCCGCTGCGCGACTGCATCACATTCCTTTGCTATCTGTGGACTTTTCTTGAAGAACGTCCCGATGTGGTGCTCACCAGCTCCATCAAGCCGGTCATCTACGGCGGACTGGCGGCGTGGCTTGCCCGCGTGCCCCGCCGTTTCGGCATGATCACCGGACTGGGGTACGCATTTTCGCACAGGCAGGGCCTGCGGGGACTGCTCAACAGGCTTGTCAGGGGGCTTTATGCTCTTGTCATGCCCCGGTATCAGGCCGTTTTTTTTCTTAATCCGGACGACAAAGCCCTGTTCGACGCTGAAAAGCTGACCCGCAGCACCACGGCCGTGGTGCTGAACGGTGAAGGCGTGAACCTTGACCATTATGCCTGCCGCCCGCCGCAGCAGGACCCTGTGGAATTTCTGCTGGTGGCGCGGCTGCTCAGGGCCAAGGGCGTGCCGGAATTCTGCGAGGCCGCACTGATGCTCGCCCCGCGTTATCCTCAGGCACGGTTCCGCCTTGTGGGCTGGCACGACAAGGGGCCCGATTCCGTCTCGGAGGCTGATATCGCCCGCTGGACGGCAGGCGGCGTGCAGTATGACGGCCCCGCGGACGATGTGCGCCCCGCGCTGCACAGCGCCTCGGTGTATGTGCTGCCCTCTCACCGCGAAGGCACTCCGCGCTCCACCATGGAAGCCATGAGCACCGGCCGTCCTGTCATCACCACAGATGCACCCGGCTGCCGTGAGACCGTAAAACACGGCGAAAACGGCTTTCTGGTACCCGCAGGTGACACTGCGGCACTGGCTGCCGCCATGGAAAAATTTATCACACAGCCGCAGCTCATCGCGCCCATGGGCGCCCGCAGCCGCGCCATGGCCGAAGAACGGTACGACGTACGCGAAGTGAACCGCATCATATTCCGTACCATGCGCCTGCCCGAAGCAGCCAACGGCCCCCGCCCGCGCAGGGTGACGCCTCCCGCGCTCAAACGGGCCTTTGATCTCGGGCTGGCTGTCCCCGCTTTCATCCTGCTGCTGCCGGTCATGGCCGCCGTTGCGGTTGCCGTGCGGCGCAAGCTGTCCAGAGACGTGTTCTTCCGGCAGATACGCCCCGGTAAAAACGGCAGGCCCTTCACCATCATCAAATTCCGCACCATGACCGATGCGCGAGACTCCCGCGGCAACCTGCTGCCCGACGGCGAACGCCTGACAGACTTCGGCCGGTTTCTGCGCGCAAGCTCGCTTGATGAACTGCCTGAGTTGTGGAACGTGATACGGGGCGACATGAGTCTGGTCGGCCCGCGGCCGCTGCTGATGCAGTATCTGCCGCTGTACACACCCAGACAGGCGTCACGCATGGATGTACTGCCCGGCATAACCGGCTGGGCGCAGGTCAACGGCCGCAATGCCGTGGACTGGGACGACAAGCTGGAAATGGATGCATGGTATGTGGACAACCACACGCTCTGCCTTGACATCCGCATCATCTTAATGACCGTCATAAAAGTCTTCCGCCGTGAAGGTGTGGCCAAACAGGGGCACGCCACCACGGATACGTTCACCGGCAGTGCACGGAACGATGACGGACGCTCTGCCAGATACGGCCGCAACCATGAACAGTAA
- the hypE gene encoding hydrogenase expression/formation protein HypE yields the protein MTAETLLLDYGSGGRASQRLIAELFFKHFDNPYLTAMNDGAVLDIRGPVAMSTDSYTVDPLFFPGGDIGTLAVHGTVNDVAMMGARPAYLSCGFILEEGLPMETLERIVTSMGLAARESGVLIVTGDTKVVPRGCVDKIFINTTGVGEIIADPAPAGDKARPGDVILVSGTMGDHGLTILSHREGLSFATDVASDSAPLARMVERLTYETGSIHVLRDPTRGGLATTLNEIAAQSGMVFTIREEDIPVRESVRSGCSFLGLDPLYLANEGKLICILPADKAQQALEIMRQTQFGGDAAVIGQVLAPGDGPGKAGQVVMQTPLGGHRLLNMLEGEQLPRIC from the coding sequence ATGACTGCAGAAACTCTGCTGCTCGATTACGGAAGCGGCGGCCGCGCCTCGCAGAGGCTTATCGCCGAGCTGTTCTTCAAGCATTTTGACAACCCCTATCTGACGGCCATGAACGACGGTGCCGTGCTGGACATCCGCGGCCCCGTGGCCATGTCCACAGACAGCTATACCGTTGACCCGCTGTTTTTTCCCGGCGGAGACATAGGCACACTGGCCGTGCACGGCACAGTCAACGACGTGGCCATGATGGGCGCGCGTCCGGCATACCTCAGCTGCGGCTTCATTCTGGAAGAAGGTCTGCCCATGGAAACACTGGAACGCATTGTCACTTCCATGGGGCTTGCCGCGCGCGAATCCGGCGTACTTATCGTTACCGGCGACACAAAGGTTGTTCCCCGCGGCTGCGTGGATAAAATTTTTATCAACACCACGGGCGTGGGCGAGATAATCGCCGACCCCGCCCCTGCCGGCGACAAAGCCCGCCCCGGAGACGTCATACTGGTTTCGGGCACCATGGGTGACCACGGACTGACCATCCTTTCGCACCGCGAAGGCCTTTCCTTTGCCACCGACGTGGCCAGCGACTCCGCACCGCTGGCGCGCATGGTCGAGCGGCTGACATACGAAACAGGCAGCATACATGTGCTGCGCGACCCCACCCGCGGGGGGCTGGCCACCACACTCAACGAAATCGCCGCGCAGTCCGGCATGGTCTTCACCATTCGCGAAGAGGATATCCCCGTGCGCGAATCGGTACGCAGCGGGTGCTCGTTTCTCGGTCTCGACCCGCTGTATCTGGCCAACGAAGGAAAACTCATCTGCATACTGCCCGCCGATAAAGCACAGCAGGCGCTGGAAATCATGCGCCAGACCCAGTTCGGCGGCGACGCTGCCGTTATCGGACAGGTGCTTGCCCCCGGCGACGGCCCGGGCAAAGCCGGTCAGGTGGTGATGCAGACCCCGCTGGGCGGCCACAGACTGCTGAACATGCTGGAGGGCGAACAGCTGCCCCGCATCTGCTGA
- the hypD gene encoding hydrogenase formation protein HypD has product MNFSNAFKDPVLCRGLLDRLRAETDAPLRFMEVCGTHTVAIFQSGLRPLLPEQVVHVSGPGCPVCVTHESEIAAYLELAERDKVIIATFGDLMRVPGPGGKTLKSAQAAGARIEVVYSPVDALSLAAAHPQSTVVFLGIGFEPPTPAVAATIKTADRQGLKNFQVLSFHKLVPPALGALLSDPDCAVDAFLLPGHVSTILGTAPYNFVAEQFHTPGVVAGFDPADVLQALLLMVQMRRRGEYAITNQYSRAVSDNGNPKARSIMYEVFRPADALWRGIGTIPDSGLVFTDAYRQFDAMEQQELTLRDVPNTPGCRCGDVLKGKMQPDNCPLFAKACTPARPVGPCMVSTEGSCAAYFKYNIGS; this is encoded by the coding sequence GTGAACTTTTCCAATGCGTTCAAAGATCCTGTGCTGTGCCGCGGGCTGCTGGACCGGCTTCGTGCCGAGACAGACGCCCCGCTGCGTTTCATGGAAGTGTGCGGCACACATACCGTGGCCATATTCCAGAGCGGTCTGCGCCCGCTGCTGCCGGAACAGGTCGTCCATGTGTCCGGCCCCGGGTGTCCGGTCTGTGTGACCCACGAAAGCGAGATAGCCGCCTATCTGGAACTGGCGGAACGCGACAAGGTGATCATCGCCACGTTCGGCGACCTTATGCGTGTTCCCGGCCCCGGCGGCAAAACACTTAAAAGCGCACAGGCCGCCGGTGCCCGCATCGAAGTGGTCTATTCACCCGTGGACGCACTGTCACTTGCCGCTGCCCACCCGCAGTCCACGGTGGTTTTTCTGGGCATCGGTTTTGAACCCCCCACCCCCGCCGTGGCCGCCACCATCAAAACCGCAGACCGGCAGGGGCTGAAGAATTTTCAGGTACTTTCCTTTCACAAACTGGTGCCCCCCGCTCTGGGCGCGCTGCTTTCCGACCCTGACTGTGCAGTGGATGCTTTTCTGCTGCCGGGACATGTTTCCACCATTCTGGGCACGGCCCCGTACAACTTTGTGGCCGAACAGTTTCACACCCCCGGCGTGGTGGCCGGTTTTGACCCTGCCGACGTTCTGCAGGCGCTGCTGCTGATGGTGCAGATGCGCCGCCGAGGCGAATACGCCATCACCAACCAGTACAGCCGCGCGGTAAGCGACAACGGCAACCCCAAGGCGCGCAGCATCATGTACGAGGTATTCCGTCCTGCAGACGCGCTGTGGCGCGGCATCGGCACCATACCCGACAGCGGGCTGGTGTTCACCGACGCCTACAGACAATTCGACGCCATGGAACAGCAGGAACTGACCCTGCGGGACGTGCCCAACACACCCGGATGCAGATGCGGCGATGTGCTCAAGGGCAAAATGCAGCCCGACAACTGTCCGCTGTTTGCCAAGGCCTGCACACCCGCCCGCCCCGTGGGACCGTGCATGGTTTCCACCGAAGGAAGCTGCGCCGCCTATTTCAAATACAATATCGGGAGCTGA
- a CDS encoding HD domain-containing protein, which translates to MKTGTQAAERRPLREEETPPRFFAADARWNVPEPAACRLLWNKYAMPDHIRQHSEAVAQVAHTIALHARRSGMNVCADTVLASALLHDLAKIYTILHGGNHAQLGAAWVLKETGNPAIAQGVVHHVWWPWSISLDRHFLPCVIIYADKRVRHERIVSLAERYDDLMVRYGRTEKSRQYITLSLEQAADIERALAERLEIDFNAYSFDSRGLV; encoded by the coding sequence ATGAAAACGGGCACACAGGCCGCGGAACGCAGACCGCTGCGGGAAGAAGAAACCCCGCCGCGGTTTTTTGCCGCGGATGCGCGCTGGAACGTGCCGGAACCGGCAGCCTGCCGGCTGCTGTGGAATAAATACGCCATGCCGGACCACATCCGGCAGCACAGCGAGGCCGTGGCGCAGGTGGCGCACACCATAGCCCTGCATGCGCGGCGCAGCGGTATGAATGTCTGCGCCGACACGGTGCTTGCCAGCGCCCTGCTGCATGATCTCGCGAAAATATATACCATACTGCACGGCGGCAACCACGCACAGCTGGGGGCTGCATGGGTGCTGAAAGAAACCGGCAACCCCGCCATAGCACAGGGTGTCGTGCACCATGTGTGGTGGCCGTGGAGCATCTCGCTTGACAGGCATTTTCTGCCGTGCGTCATCATATATGCCGATAAACGCGTACGCCACGAGCGTATCGTGTCGCTTGCCGAACGGTATGACGACCTTATGGTGCGTTACGGCAGAACGGAAAAAAGCAGGCAGTACATAACCCTGTCGCTGGAACAGGCTGCAGATATTGAGCGCGCTCTTGCAGAGCGACTGGAGATAGATTTCAATGCGTATTCTTTTGATAGCCGGGGGCTGGTCTGA
- a CDS encoding D-alanine--D-alanine ligase family protein — protein MRILLIAGGWSEERDVSLSGARGIHAALERLGHQVTLFDPCRTLAGLLEAAQAHDFAFLNLHGQPGEDGLVQALLETAGVPYQGSGPAGSFLALNKAAAKEVFVRNGLPTPEWVFLPAHPGADWEPPFAFPAFIKSNNGGSSLALHRVSCPGELARALDELFTRGGEAIIEPAVEGVEVTCGVLGDEALPPILIRPLGAGFFDYASKYTPGQAEELCPAPLPGEVTAKVREYALRAHRALGLRGYSRSDFILTPAGALSLLEVNTLPGMTATSLLPQEAAAVGISFDGLIGRLIELGLAAHGKQQEKA, from the coding sequence ATGCGTATTCTTTTGATAGCCGGGGGCTGGTCTGAGGAACGGGACGTATCGCTTTCCGGTGCGCGGGGCATTCACGCCGCGCTGGAGCGGCTGGGGCATCAGGTTACTCTTTTTGACCCCTGCCGGACGCTTGCGGGCCTTCTGGAGGCTGCACAGGCACATGATTTCGCCTTTTTAAACCTGCACGGGCAACCGGGAGAAGACGGCCTTGTGCAGGCGCTGCTGGAAACGGCCGGCGTGCCGTATCAGGGGTCCGGCCCTGCGGGGTCTTTTCTGGCGCTGAACAAGGCCGCGGCAAAGGAAGTGTTTGTCAGAAACGGCCTGCCCACACCGGAATGGGTTTTTCTGCCGGCGCATCCGGGAGCGGACTGGGAGCCGCCTTTCGCTTTTCCGGCATTTATCAAGTCCAACAACGGCGGATCAAGCCTTGCTCTGCACCGCGTCAGCTGCCCGGGCGAGCTTGCCCGCGCGCTTGACGAGCTTTTCACCCGCGGCGGCGAGGCCATTATAGAACCCGCCGTGGAAGGCGTGGAGGTGACTTGCGGTGTGCTGGGCGACGAAGCCTTGCCGCCCATTCTCATCCGTCCGCTGGGCGCCGGATTTTTTGATTATGCCAGCAAATACACTCCGGGGCAGGCGGAAGAACTGTGTCCCGCGCCGCTGCCCGGAGAAGTTACGGCCAAGGTGCGCGAATACGCGCTGCGGGCGCACCGCGCACTGGGGCTGCGCGGTTACAGCCGTTCAGATTTTATTCTGACGCCTGCCGGAGCATTGTCCCTGCTGGAAGTGAACACGCTGCCGGGCATGACGGCCACAAGCCTGCTGCCGCAGGAAGCGGCTGCCGTGGGCATTTCCTTTGACGGGTTGATCGGGCGGCTTATCGAGCTGGGACTGGCCGCCCACGGCAAACAACAGGAGAAGGCATGA
- a CDS encoding 3-deoxy-D-manno-octulosonic acid transferase, producing MTLSARHRLLLSLYGAAWRLCRPLLARHRRLRHGFDERLAPRGRTPQADLWIQSASVGESYLAWQLLRHLPQGSAGSVLLTTCTVQGRGILDSAAAWCAEHRPDMRVEVRFFPLDEPAVMRRALQLTGARAVVLLETELWPALMAACAQAGVPYVVVNGRMTPGSLAGYLNFDGFLRAVPPAAVLAMSEHDAARYAVLFGHGRVRVMPNIKFDRVPQGAAQGPNPLLGTVFRPGTSVAVLASVRREEEEDAEYLLRAVAGERPRTCIALVPRHLERVARWRVRLDEVGMPWVLRSAVREPVAPGTVVLWDAFGELDHVYALARGVFVGGSLRPLGGQNFLEPLAHGIVPVIGPHWSNFYWVGDDIMEQGLVQRTGGPEEAAQELLRLLRRPAPKTRVAARFAGYVEKRRGGARMAAETVAEIIRS from the coding sequence ATGACCCTGAGCGCAAGACACCGTCTGCTGCTTTCGCTGTATGGCGCGGCATGGCGGCTGTGCCGCCCCCTGCTGGCACGTCACCGCCGGCTGCGGCACGGTTTTGACGAGCGGCTGGCACCCCGCGGGCGCACCCCGCAGGCAGATCTGTGGATCCAGTCGGCATCGGTCGGTGAATCGTATCTTGCGTGGCAGCTGCTGCGCCATCTGCCGCAGGGCAGTGCAGGCAGCGTGCTGCTGACCACATGCACGGTGCAGGGGCGCGGTATTCTTGATTCTGCCGCGGCCTGGTGTGCGGAGCACCGGCCGGACATGCGTGTGGAAGTGCGCTTTTTTCCTTTAGACGAACCCGCCGTGATGCGCCGCGCGCTGCAGCTTACGGGCGCCCGTGCCGTGGTGCTGCTTGAAACGGAGCTGTGGCCTGCGCTGATGGCGGCCTGTGCGCAGGCCGGTGTACCCTATGTTGTTGTCAACGGACGCATGACGCCGGGAAGTCTTGCGGGCTATCTCAATTTTGACGGATTTCTGCGCGCGGTGCCTCCGGCTGCCGTGCTGGCCATGTCGGAGCACGATGCGGCCCGTTATGCGGTGCTGTTCGGCCACGGGCGGGTGCGCGTGATGCCCAACATCAAGTTCGACAGAGTTCCGCAGGGCGCAGCGCAGGGACCCAACCCGCTGCTGGGTACGGTGTTCAGGCCGGGAACATCAGTTGCCGTGCTGGCTTCTGTGCGCCGCGAGGAAGAAGAGGATGCGGAATATCTGCTGCGGGCGGTGGCCGGAGAACGTCCGCGCACCTGCATCGCGCTGGTGCCGCGCCATCTGGAGCGGGTGGCCCGCTGGCGCGTCCGGCTTGACGAGGTGGGGATGCCGTGGGTGCTGCGTTCTGCCGTGCGTGAACCCGTGGCGCCCGGTACGGTGGTTCTGTGGGATGCTTTCGGCGAACTGGACCATGTGTACGCACTGGCCCGCGGTGTCTTTGTGGGCGGCAGTCTGCGCCCGCTGGGCGGACAGAATTTTCTTGAACCGCTGGCACACGGCATCGTGCCTGTTATCGGGCCGCACTGGAGTAATTTTTACTGGGTGGGCGACGATATAATGGAGCAGGGGCTTGTGCAGCGTACCGGCGGGCCGGAGGAGGCAGCGCAGGAACTGCTGCGTCTGCTCAGACGTCCGGCCCCCAAGACAAGAGTGGCGGCACGGTTTGCCGGATATGTTGAAAAACGCCGCGGCGGTGCCCGCATGGCCGCTGAAACCGTGGCGGAAATTATCCGCAGCTGA
- a CDS encoding HAMP domain-containing methyl-accepting chemotaxis protein, producing MNCFKTIKGKITGIIVICIVSMLCILGLSVGTLAKLHGSFVSMKENTLDGKVATTAINRDINYVSRLTRNIMLGSDADKDIDKLQKRIEAIEKNFVILEGGAVGAEERQLVVKAKRAALAFVQDGLRFATKMQSIPEGMRHLQYAEYGQSATPLAQQSRKYFGELTTIKDKAYDNEVYRFKDTIAFLKWCIIGVSAGIIVLIVTLCLLLMRSIIRPLGELTAYTGAVAAGDYSCSIDSTRFSGELGETAVSVHTMVDSLRRSMTEAEEHSAQADEKAEQARKATLEAEEERARITSLLNMMHDLTSQVAAIVDELNVEAAGLESDSNEIAAGAQSQHARSQETATAMEEMTATIAEVARNASLAARNVTQSKADAESGFAVVQQVITATNDVHVQTTRMQETLGELSHRVEGIGDIMGVITDIADQTNLLALNAAIEAARAGDAGRGFAVVADEVRKLAEKTMQATREVGEAIKGIQAGAGANVESMNKVSEAVAHNNALTNEAGAALEAITALVGESAVQVTSIATAAEQQSAACEEVNEATAAVNRICAQTSEGISRSVQRIRNIAALTAELHGLTDKISDGSAA from the coding sequence GTGAATTGTTTCAAGACCATTAAAGGCAAGATAACAGGTATCATTGTTATCTGTATAGTCTCCATGCTCTGCATTCTCGGTTTATCTGTGGGTACGCTGGCCAAGCTGCACGGATCTTTTGTCAGCATGAAGGAAAATACACTGGATGGTAAAGTTGCCACAACGGCCATAAACAGAGACATTAACTATGTAAGCCGTCTTACCCGGAATATAATGCTTGGTAGTGACGCAGATAAAGATATAGATAAGCTGCAAAAGCGCATTGAAGCCATAGAAAAAAACTTTGTGATACTTGAAGGCGGCGCTGTGGGTGCAGAAGAGCGACAGCTTGTTGTCAAGGCAAAGAGAGCTGCGCTTGCTTTTGTACAGGACGGATTGCGCTTTGCCACAAAAATGCAGTCCATTCCTGAGGGGATGCGGCATCTGCAGTATGCGGAATACGGTCAGTCCGCCACACCGCTGGCGCAGCAGTCGCGTAAATATTTCGGCGAACTGACTACAATAAAAGACAAAGCCTACGATAACGAAGTCTACCGTTTCAAGGACACCATAGCGTTTCTCAAGTGGTGCATCATCGGTGTTTCAGCAGGAATCATTGTGCTTATAGTCACATTGTGTCTGCTGCTTATGCGTTCCATTATCCGTCCGCTGGGCGAACTGACAGCCTACACCGGTGCAGTGGCCGCAGGAGACTACAGCTGCAGCATTGATTCCACACGTTTTTCCGGCGAACTGGGCGAAACGGCTGTTTCTGTGCATACCATGGTGGACAGTTTGCGGCGCAGCATGACGGAAGCCGAGGAACACAGCGCGCAGGCAGATGAAAAGGCGGAGCAGGCAAGGAAGGCGACTCTTGAAGCCGAAGAGGAACGGGCACGCATTACATCGCTGCTTAACATGATGCACGATCTTACGTCGCAGGTGGCTGCCATTGTTGACGAGCTGAATGTGGAAGCGGCGGGGCTTGAAAGTGATTCCAACGAGATTGCGGCAGGGGCGCAGTCCCAGCATGCCCGTTCGCAGGAAACGGCCACCGCCATGGAGGAGATGACTGCCACCATAGCGGAAGTGGCGCGCAATGCTTCGCTGGCGGCGCGTAATGTCACGCAGAGCAAAGCCGATGCAGAAAGCGGTTTTGCCGTGGTGCAGCAGGTTATCACTGCCACCAACGACGTCCATGTGCAGACCACGCGTATGCAAGAGACTCTGGGCGAACTGAGCCATCGCGTGGAAGGCATCGGAGACATTATGGGCGTGATCACCGATATCGCCGACCAGACAAATCTGCTGGCGCTGAACGCCGCCATCGAGGCCGCACGCGCAGGTGACGCCGGACGCGGTTTTGCCGTGGTGGCTGACGAAGTGCGTAAACTGGCCGAAAAAACCATGCAGGCAACCCGCGAGGTGGGCGAGGCCATCAAAGGTATTCAGGCCGGAGCCGGAGCCAACGTGGAGAGCATGAACAAGGTTTCGGAAGCCGTGGCCCACAACAATGCGCTGACCAACGAGGCGGGTGCCGCACTGGAAGCCATCACCGCACTGGTGGGAGAGTCGGCCGTGCAGGTGACTTCCATTGCCACGGCCGCGGAACAGCAGTCTGCCGCCTGCGAGGAAGTGAATGAAGCCACTGCCGCGGTGAACAGAATCTGCGCGCAGACTTCTGAAGGCATTTCCCGCTCCGTGCAGCGTATCCGCAATATCGCCGCGCTGACTGCCGAACTGCACGGTCTGACGGATAAAATCAGTGACGGTTCCGCAGCCTGA